A window of Watersipora subatra chromosome 10, tzWatSuba1.1, whole genome shotgun sequence genomic DNA:
AAATATACGTCTTATCTCTTTTGACAAAATGTTGAAAGATTTAGCTGTACGATTGTTGAGAGCATCTTTTGACAAGTACAAAATAAACTCATCACATTATAGATATCTGGTACCTAAGAATTGCTATTAGctgaaaattaaattaaatccTATGGCTCAGCAAGTGGTCAGCCACTGTCAATAAATAGTAGCTGCAAGATGAATGGTGCAGCAATGTTGATGAGTATCCAGCAGTGCCAACTCACCACCTTACACAACCTGCTATAGATAGTCACATGTGCTTGAGTGTAAGTGATATTTATCTGCTGATCACTAGCATTAAAGACACCTCACCCGCTGCTGTCTACGTAAAGCACCAGCAGGAAGTACAAGTGACTGAGCTTGTGTCTTGATTGTATTTTCCCATTTTTAGGATTTGCCAATATCGCCAAGGATAccggagtttttatgatatggtAACATCTTCGTTTTCGTAACAACAGAATCACTAATGAGTGCATTGCAAATTTCGATCGATAATTTTACATAGCATGGTAATAAATAATCAAACAAATGTTATAATCACATGCTAATGGCAAGCTTATCAGACCACAAcacaatataacaaaataaaatttaaatgatatGCCAAGATGACACACGAGCGACAAGCAAAATGACATGAAGGTTGAGTCATGTATTTGCATTTCGACTTAGGATTGTAGACACAATGTCGTTATATCATcatgattatacatgtatgtcatatatgtattattagtACCCCTTGATATCATCATGTAGTCTATCTATATTTCTATATACTCTCTCTATATTCATATGTAGTCTCCCTATATTTTAATGTGATTTCTTCTGCTATATTTTACTGTGTAGATATAGCAAAAGAAGGCGATAGTTTACTGTGTGTTCTTTTGCTACTATTTTACTCCCTGTTGGTAAATCACAGGCTAAACTGTGGTTCTCATAAGATGTTCACAGAATACACATTTCTTCGACTGTCGCCTAATCAACACAACTTGATTGTTTTAGAAAGACCAGACTTGAAACAGGTGTGTAACAAATGGAAAGCAGGAGTGAAACACTTCTGGAAACAAAGTTTATTTGTTACATTGTAACAGCTGCagcattttttaaacttttttgattttttttacaaCAGAGACATCTTGTCACTTAAAAGATTTGCTAAGATTATCAACTCTCTACTTGCATGCTACTTCTTGACTCACAGTTGTATGTAAAGTAtactattgtatatatgtagagCAGCCCTTTGTTAAcatcataattttttttcaataaaaactaaaaaagattATATTGTTTCATCAAAAAAATTAGTATAAAGCTACAAAATACAACTAAATTTGTTCTCTGTTTTCAACACCAAGAGGCATTTGCCTAAAATATTGCGACTCTTTGTGTGACTAGCTATTTTTCCATCTCACCTTTAGTTTATTGGCTTAATGGAACTGCATAAAGTGAGACATAACCCCGAATCATGCTAAGCTTGTTGGTAGCTTCTGAACACTGTTGGAAGAGTAAGCCTCTGGGTgagaccaatgatatacagtgggggctgtatatcattggtgagaCAGCCACAATTTCTAGAGTAGGCAATAATATATGACATTAGCTTTAGTACTGTTGGTTAACTTACTAGTAGTACCTTCTTATGTTGCCAAATAAATGAACGGTATGCAACAGGACTCAAGTGGATAGATAGCTGTGTAGATTGGAGGAGCAAAGAAAAATCTTGGCAAACAGTTGAAATTGCAGAAAATTAGAAGCATATTTGCTACACTTATTGTATTGATATAGTCTTATGCTGCAGACTTCGAATAAAAAAACATACGTgacatacatttttataaatttaaattaaaacaagtAGTCAAGTACATAGGGAAGTGGCTTTAAATTACTGTAGTTGCGGATACTGTATGTATTTCGGAGTTGTGTGTACCACGTACAAAATGGGTCCGCGATTGCGAGcacattattataattatgagCGAGTTACGATATAAATAGAAATAGTCGAATCAACGCTAACGGCGCAACAAACGACTACACGTATAGGGAATATTGTTTAGCGCTAACCCTAACTAGCAAATCGATTGCGAAGCCCTACCTTTGCAACAGACTTGGGCTAAAAACAAACCTTTTTGACCTTCGCGTGTCAGAGTTTcggttttattaaaaacagGCGGTCGCTGTCTGTTTTATTATCTTTTCGTTTCACTTGACTTGTAGTCAGTATTAAGGCCTTTTACTTATGCATTATTATAGAATTGAGCGATTTTGAGAGCATATAATAACTTTTGATGTATCTACGAAGCTCTGACTAGCTCAGCCTAATATTTTACAAGGTTAAGGTAAGTATATTTATCTCCACAGTAGGTAAACTCAACCTTTTTCCAACCCTTATAGATACATAGCTGTAACTCGCTACGTTACGGTATGTGTTatagtttaaatttaaaaagctTGTTACTAGATTTTTCAATTATGGCTGCTGATTGATTAAAGCTGAGCAAAAGAATAGTCATTATCTTCTTTAGCCCCAAACGCAAATGGTAATATATCTTGGTTCTTTCTAGCGGCTGTTTTCGTGTTAAGCCACGTTGTTTTTAATTACTGCGCAAATATTTGCCCATAATAAGTGCATTTGGCGGGATGTTGGCAAGCAATTGTATATTATTGTGACAGATCTCAATGGCATGTTCGCTAAACATCATGGTCAATGTAATATGACTGTGCCATCTCTCATTTGCTCAATATTTGTCAGTTGAAACAACTTATTTAGCTGTTATATAACTTGGCAAAGGTCTTGTTATTCATTTTAACAGTTTGTATACATAGCAGAGTTTAGTTACAAAAAGCGAGAGCTAGCATTATTAATGGCACAAGAAAATGACTTGGATTGTGTTTGGATGAGAGAATCTTTAAGTTTAAATCAGGTTGCAgctatgaaaataaaaaatctgatgaataaatatataagacTTTGACACACAAAATCTTAATGCAATTTTATGTTAGGTCTAATATAAACCATCACACAAGTCATTAGTCGAATGCTATAGACTGccataaaatgtattttaatgtaGCACGACTCTTAATACAGAAGCTAACAAAAATAAGTGCAAGTTAAAGATTTATTTGTTTAAAGATTTCATTCTTTGCTTTCATACATTCAACTAGCGTTACCCAAGCTGTTGAACCTTTGGCACTGACGAGATAtgcattttttttactaaaCGCCTGCTTTGACTTTGTTTTTGTATTCATCATAATCCAAGTGCCAATATTTGAAAATGGGAGCCCATAAAGCTCTCAAATCAGCTTTCAGATTAGACAAGTTAGagattaaacaaacttttagatTAGTTTCTTCTATAACACACTATACCAAACTTATGATtttttatattactaaatgtcCTCTTAGATTGGCTTAAAAATGCAAAGTTGGCATTTTGCAGCTAGTAATATATAGTTTATTGTTTACTTCCTGAAACCCTTTTAACCATTGCAGTATATTGTTGCCCAACCCTCTATACATGTAGGTTTTCTCTAGTTCTGTTTATGTGGCAAACTTACAGCAAAACTTTCATATTTCACAATTATCAAAACACcatataataatacagtatGTAGATGAACCTTTTACATGTGATGTATACTCCTGGGTGCTGGCGTAATTCAGCCATCAGTTCGTTCAAGCTGGTTGTAGTTTAATTCAAGTGCttacatatacaataaaataaacctttggtCATAGCGACTATTTATTAGTAACAATATGTTTGCCATCTGTCATCTTTCCTGACATATGTCTTGTTTTAGAAGTCTTTGATTTATGTCAACTGCTTTCATAGCTAGTTTTGACTAATTCTCACTGACTTTTTGTTCAAAAAGGACGCTATGATTGATAACAAAGGATCTGCAATGATTTCAACCTCGGTAGAATGTAAACCGAGCCCATATGGcaagctcaattaaagcatatTTTTACATGGAGTATGCTGGTATGGTGTACCATGATGTCTACCACTATTATCATATACTGATCAAGCAGTTATGGACAAATTTACAATTTTGATAGTTTTGTCCTTAATCGAGCCATGCCCTTTAGCTGTTTTATTCAAATAAACTATGTAGTATGTATGAcatgaactacatgtataaatgaACTAGCATCTAATATAGCTCCTTGCATAAGTAACTTTTGCAACCTTAAATTTTAAGGATTCACTAGATATAAAGTCATAAAAGGGCCTCTCCCTTTTTGTTGCCTTTCGAAAGTCAAATTTTTACAAGAATCTTAAACAAGATGAAAGTGCGAGTGTTAGGGTGAAAGTACATTTCTCTGCATTCTTGAAAGGACAAGGGCGTTGGTTCTGAGGCTCACTTAAAAATCCTATTAATGGAATACTAAATGTACTATGTGGAAGCATAAATGTTTATTGATCAGATAAAGTACTAAGGTGTAATCTGTAGTACTGTATAAGCAATTATATACCTGTTTTACTTCCTTCATTCCGTGAGCAATGATAATGATGTGGATGTTATTTTATCCTACCCTCTCGCAGCGGCTAATGCGGTATGCTTAATAGTGGGGCATCATTTACCCTCATTTCTGTTTAAGGATCTATGACTAGTTATTTTTTCAACGAACCTTCAGGTGTCACTATATTGTGAAACACGGAATAGACACATAAGGTTGTAAAATTGGAACTGATTAGGTTGTAACATGTAATATTCCATTATTTTTATCCATTGCATATATAGCAAAGTCAGCTACTTGTTTGACATTAAGTAGGCAGTAGTTGCTCAATTTAGTTAGACCAGTGTAGTAGGCAATGGACTTATTAATCATGGTAGTTTCAGGCTGGCAGTATCGCCATTAGCTAagcaataaataaaacataaacaagAGAAATCTTCTACAATGCCTTTCAGTTTAATTATTTCCTCTTCAATCAAAAGTCCTGTTGACTTTGTGTCCCAATGATCGATTGTTTAGCAATACTGAGCCTTACCAAATCTGTACCATAATAAGCACCATGTCTGTCCGTTTGAAGCTCGATTGAAAGTTGTGAAAAAAGATTGTTTGGTACGGATTTTGATTCTGCAGCCTTCCACTTGCTAGACTGACACGCTAATGCCGTTACTAATTGACCACCTTCAGGCGTTTTGGAATAGTTGTACGCATACATATTACACCTGAAAGTCTCTCACGACACACTAGAGTgactagactgtcagggtacttgtttatatataaaataatttgctgCAAAATCTCTCTGAGGATTCACTTACTGACATATAGGCTAAGGTTTCCAAGTTATAAACTTCTCACAAAATTTTTGAATAAGGCAACTCTTAAATTTTCATTGTACAATGAGacaacacttttctcactcatacGTTATTGTATTATCGTACTTGTTATCTTGTCGTTATTGTTTTGGTATGATAATAAGGTTTATGTTTAGCATCAATACGTTTGCAGTATGTTTTTTATGGCTCTAAAAGGATACTGACAGGGTATTCAGTGTCAAGTATTTTCTCTGAATAGTGTACTTGAACCATGTCCAAATTTGTAAGTTCTTAGTCCAAAAGCAAATACACTGTCGAGTTTTATCAGCGCGCTTCTATGAGGTTCTTGTTAGCCCTGGTGAATCATTACACAGATATTACTACTTAATGCCAAGTCGCTATTATGACTGTTCATTGTGCCTTGTTGTCATGGAAAATAGCTCTGACcgaatttaattttatttgaaagagAACTTCTGAACGTGAATGCTGAAATCAGTTTAATAAGAATTATTGAAATTGTATCTCACTACCTCCTATTCAATCTCATGCTAAAAGAAGCGTTCCGTGGGTATCTGTGCTATATTCTTAGTTACTCTAGAATCTAGATTAAGTATCTGAGTTGTTTCATGAGACTCTCACCAAAATTATTCATATAGATGTTTGAATGAGTGTCTCAGTTACCACAAGTTTTGCTTCAGCTGCAAGTGTACCTACCGGTAATTAATCTTGTGCCATTTTTACCATTgtagaaatattttcatatttttatcataaaaacatGACTTTTAAACGGTATTCAAACAGAACATTGACTATGTATATGGCTATAAAAAGCCTCTGCAAAATATTGCTTTTAGATCAGTGAGATCAAGAAttaagtataatatattattaaacaaTTACAATGCGAGGGACACAAAGTGAACCAGACCACGGGATGAGGAAATAGTTAAACCTTAAGATATTCCAGAAGACTTTCTTTAGTTAGGGTTTTTATTCGTGGGGAGCATGTGAATCCAGGATCGGTTGGTGACTCCAGAAAAAAGATTGAGTTATCAAGGTAACAAGCTGacagttgtttgtttttaagaaaGATGTTCAGTCGGCTGCAAAAGTTCAGTCGGCTGTAGAAGTTCAGTCGGCTGTAGAAGTTCAGTCGGCTGTAGAAGTTCAGTCGGCTGTAGAAGTTCAGTCGGCTGTAGAAGTTCAGTCGGCTGTAGAAGTTCAGTCGGCTGTAGAAGTTCAGTCGGCTGTAGAAGTTCAGTCGGCTGTAGAAGTTCAGTCGGCTGTAGAAGTTCAGTCGGCTGTAGAAGTTTAGTCGGCTGTAGAAGTTCAGTCGGCTGTAGAAGTTTAGTCGGCTGTAGAAGTTTAGTCGGCTGTAGAAATTCAGTCGACTGGAAGTTCAGTCGGCTGTAGAAGTTAGGTCGACTGTAGAAGTTCAGTCTGCTGTAGAAGTTCAGTCGACTGTAGAAGCTCAGTCGGCTGTAAAAGTTCAGCCGTCTGTAGAAGATCAGTCGTCTGTAGAGGTTCAGTCGGCTGTAGAAGTTCAGTCGGCTGTAGAAGTTCAGTCGGCTGTAGAAGTTCAATCGGCTATAGAAGTTTAGTCGGCTGTAGAAGTTCAGTCGACTGTAGAAGTTTAGTCGGCTGTAGAAGTTCAGTCGGCTGTAGAAGTTCAGTCGGCTGTAAAAGTTCAGTCGGCTGTAAAAGTTCAGTCGGCTGTAAAATTTCAGTCGGCTGTAAAAGTTCAGTCGGCTGTAAAAATTCAGTCGGCTGTAAAAATTCAGTCGGTTGTAAAAGTTCAGTCGGCTGTAAAAGTTCAGTCGGCTGCAGAAGTTCAGTCGGCTTATATTTGGCCCATTAGCAGTATGACTTTCATTTTGGTAACACAGAGGTTTCTGTTTAGGATTTTTGTACTTACAGGAGATTATGTAACTCAAATGTAACATACCAATAGGTTACTAATCATCTGTAAACATGCTTATAATAACTGTGTGTACGTCATCTACTACTAGCAGCTGATATGGTTTATCCATAACATTAAGAACTTATGGAAgcaaaaaatctatttttagttTATAACCCACACAAATTTTCTCATTTTCAACTGGGTGTCTGAGATAATCTTACCGGGTTTCAGCAACTCTAAGATGCTCTACCCCAGTTCTTAAATCTTTTGCTACCGCATTAAATTCTCACcaaatgattattattattattctgacTGAATTATTTCAAacagatttttgaaaaatggaTAAACCGCTAGTATTTAACCAATATCGCCAGAATCAAAGCAGATATCGTTTTACtttaaaatgcatcttattcagaacaaaattttttacaatataagtataaaattgttcagTAAATCTCACTCTTGCAAAATTTCTTACcctttctttgcgttgaacgaaCGTGGTGTGTTTCTCATTGCCATGATGATAAGGATCTGGTTTTCCcgttaaataaataataataataaaaaataattagaaatggaattgctgaGCCCAAAGATTTTCTATTGGTTGCAACAATATTGGCAACAAGATTGCTTcatggagacaaaatttgattgatcTAGCGAATGCATGAATTTCGTAGTGatgagaaaagtgaaaccctattgattgGTTTGTACTTATACACTTGTACATCGGCTTACAGTTTGTACTTATACACTTGTACATCGGCTTACAGTAATGAAAGAGTTAATACACTcagttgcaaatgataaaatgcGCCGTTGGCTACAAAATCAAAATTGCTGTCTGGCCTTCAAATGTTCTTTGAGTTATGGGTGAACCATAACCGCTGCCACTAACATATAAGGTACACAATTATTATACACAGTTCTTATATGTCACATTCTTGAGCATTACATAAAGTAATCTATCTTTCAAGTTTTTCTTCTTTGAAGGTTTTTTTGTGGTTGCTGCTGAAGGTTTATTTGAATCCATGTTCAGTGGCAACATTAACAAATTTAGGAGTGTGATATTATAGGTGTATGTTAAACGAACTTGGTATGTTTGAGTAAAGAATCACTTTTACTAGTGTGAGTGCATATGGCTAGTTGGGATAATTTAATTTTCATCAACTAACGGTTGGAATGTCTTAGTTCTAACAACTAACAATTGTCCATGTTATAGTATTACAGTACTTAATATTTGGTGTTAGCAGTCTATGACACTTACTAGTGACATGTCTATTGATAACAGACTCAGAATTATATTCTTTAGTTTACTGTTTGTGTTTATTATACCAGTCGTAGGTTCATCAGACATATCTGAGGAATAATCATATCATACTCCTATCTAGCTTTTTGTATCTCACCGCAACAGATAACCCAGTCTTCACAAGCAGTTGATTTTGTCTTAAACTGTTTATCATATAAAGATGGCTCACTGCTGAAGCGCAATGAAGAACCATCGTTGTCGACGCTGTTTCACAACAACTTCAAACACTTGTGTATTCGTGTGTATGAGTAATACATGATCTAATTGGCTGGCTGATTTGAGCAATTTTGTTGTAAAATCGCATCTGAAACATACTGAAGGAAAGGAGATCGGTTGACAATAAGAACATGTCACATTAAAATAGAATACCACAATTCACAATCAAAATTGCttaaaaaatgtaattattacaaacaaatCTTTAAAATGACGCTGTAGGTATTACAAACTTCGTGATAGAAATTGATTTGTGTAAATGTCAAGGACAATGAAATAAGTTTGTGTTTGACATCCCACGGAGCATTTATTGCAAAGCTGATGCTATTCCTTGCGTTGTTTCGCAATGCTTATTGCACTTTTATTACGATTCACCCCTTATACAACGTCTGGTTCATGgaaatatcatcaaataaaaccAGCTGTCATTGGGACCCATTTGTCTTTAACTGTTTGAAAAATGACTTTCGTTAGGATAGTCGATCGCTAAGCCAATTCAATGTATCCTGATTTCAACTTGTCAATTCCACAAAAACTACTTTATAGTTGCCTAACTAAACAAACGCTATCAAATTCAACATCAATTAGTTTTTTAATATCTGTTTGGTCATTACATACAACTGCTTTGTCAGTATAGTTGGGTAGAGAGAAGTCTAGATGGACAAGTCTAAATTTACAAGTCTATAGCGAGATTTGGCATGACAAGTCTTGTAAGTCGTCCAGGTGTCACTGTACAAGATTGAGTGACACATTTAATACACGCTGCCACACTACTCTGATGAGCAAATTACTTTTCGTTATTCATTCTTTGGCAGTAATAACCTTTACCATTTTCAGCATAATTTCTAAGAACTCATTGGCTTTGTGCATCGCTCGTAAATAAAGTTCATATTCAATGCTAAATGCTAGCTATTTCATCTGATCTGATCATCATCGTACAGTAGAGGAAGGGCTActtgtttatattgtttatcATGCAGAACTCACTAGAAAACAAAGGTAGTGAAGTACAAGTAAGAAACTGGTGAGAAACCGCCCCAAGTTATACCTGAATGTCTGTAATCAATGATCTTATGTTACACACAGGGCTCGTTAGAGAATCGCCTAAGGAAGTTAATCACCTATTGCCAAGaatttatacaatataaaagTTGTTTGGGTGTAATTAATCTCAAAGAGGCAATTATAGGCTAGAAGGTTTGTGTTGGAAGAGGTGTGACACGAGAATTTTAGCAGCTTATGCCGTGGCAACTTATTCATGTTGGTGTTTGTACTATAACTTGTAGATCTATAGATTTTCCCCTTCATTTTCTTATGTACAATTCGAGGTTGGAAAGCTGGTAACTACAGCATTGAAACTGCTTATTAGGCAATATTTCATATAAGAGTGCATCATTAAAAGTTCACAAGTTGggctgtttttatatttgcatatattagataaataatatatttgtatatactagataaataatatatttgtatatactagataaataatatatttgcatatactagaaaaatataatatatttgcatataCTATAGATAAATAATATCTTTGTATATACTAGATAGATGATGTATTTGCatatactaaataaataatatatttgcatatactagataaataatatatttgtatatactagataaataatatatttgcatatactagataaataatttatttgccAGCTAATAACATTCACAAACGTCTGCTGTTTGTGAATATTCAAGTAGGTTttctcaaaacaaaatataagttAAACTAATCTTAAACTTCACTGACTTTAAAGTTACAGCAGGAGGAATATACTACTATTAATAGACAGCGGCATATCATAGATTTAATTCCTTAGCAGTACGTATCTGAAGAATACGGTTGCTTGGAAACTCactcataattatatttttggtTGGATTTTTTCATGAAGGATATAAGGCCATCTTAACCTGTGATCCTCAAGAATCTCTGGCTACAGTAAATGATGAACTGCTAATACATTGCATTGAGCATTATTTTGTTTAGTTGGTtagctatataaatatagtgacAAGACATCCGTGGTGGGCATTTAATCATTGCTTGTGTGCAAGCGTAGCCACTTACTTCAAATGGTTTTACTGAAAACCTAAATTCAAGTTTTCTTCACTGTTATAACTTTCATAAAATTCGTCGACTTTGCTCTTTTATTGATTGAGACATACGCTTCACGACTTTGTATCCTCGTTCAGCTTTTGAAACTAGGTAATAGCATCTGCAATAGCCATGTTTTAATGTCTCTATTTGGTTTTTGCGTTAAGTTTTCGAAGACTTGTTTACTATCGATTGAAGTACTTGTTGTGTTGACCCACTGTTGGTCCAATGTTTCAGTTCTGTGATGTACTTTTCATGTACTTGTTGGTATGCTCCAACTTAATTGTGAAGAAACTGTAATTTCTACTCTATTTCACTCGTACAAAATATTGTTTCTTCAAGCCATAGTTACCTTCTGGTAAAAAGAGTGTTTAGATGCTGCTGATCAACAACTGCCCATTTCTATACTCTCAGGCTATCTGATATATATCCCCTAGCTGATCCCTAGTTGAATAACCGATTAGGAAAATGTCACAAAGCATAAGCGACTGATTTCCAGGGGGCAGTGTGAATACCATGAGTTATACTTACGGTAAATGTCAGGAGTTGTATGTTGAAACATCTTACTTAGTTgtcttttgtaaataaattaaatacttcTTTTTTTGGCTACATACAAATTGGTCTATCGATAGTAATTACTGACCACAATGGCTACAGTTGTcaacaaaactgttttaaaattaGTTAACATTGGTATTCaccatttttcttttttcacaTGGAGGATCCATGGGTGGTACATGTACTTGTGGGCAAGTCGGAAGGTGGTTTGCTTTAGGGGCGCTTTTTAATAAGTAATCGCTGTTCAAATGGCACGTTTCAAACAGGCCATCGGCTGTACAAGTCCAAGTTGGGCCCACTCATCTGCTACTAACCAAGTGAATGCCATGTCACTGTATTAGTAGTTGGTTGATGGCATACAGTCGAGGCTTTGTAGAATGACCAGCGAGAGATTAATGGTTTTAGACTTTTCTTTATCTAGTCTTTTTTGTTTACACTCAGATGAAATGACTAATCTTTGGCGGTTGGTATATTATTTGCATGACACTAATATTATGTGCCAAAAGCCAATCCTCAAACATCGCATCCGTTAACTGCCAAAAACAGCGTTAGTCATGGCTGAAAGTTGAACATTTTAGTTGATTTGCGGACTCAACTTTTAGAATAATCCCTCTGCGTATGACTATTAGTAAGAGAAATATATTTGATGAATAAAACGTACTTATGCATGAGTGTGAAGATTGATTTTCCAGACCTCTCCAATTACTTCCCTGATCATTCATTTTGCTGTCCCTAACTAGGAACCAAAGCTAGGCGATGCAGTACTGATTGAAAACATTGCATAATGAAACCATTGCATAAGACATAGATCTAGCGCTTTCCAACAGCAAAATCCATATATCCAAGGGATGTGTTAGCGAGTTCTGTGTACTAGTATAGCCGCTGATTTTTTCCAATTTATGACACAAAGTTCGGGGCATTATTAGGCTCTAAACCCAGAGTAATTTCTAACACctgtagtttgaagtttctcaaaGCAAAAGTGGAGAAGCTTGTGAAAATAAAAACGACCATGAAGAAATTGAGTAGGATTAGATGGAATAACCTCTACCTTAGATGGTATAATCTTCATTAGCGTAAGTTGAAGATGGACCTGCACAGAATCTTTaggaaattttatcagaaattattggtattttctatcattggcaattgtttttgatgtttgaggtgatctgactgccagagtgtttcaagattaatatTGAGAAAACTTGATCGAGATGAAAACGCTCAGATTATGATGTCTGtcgttgcaaagagaccaacagaatagagatgtgtAACACTTCAACTTGATAGCAATAACCGATATCAGCTATCACAACGataactagtgatgtcatttcacacgtatttttcttctgatcgttttaatcgcaatcaagttttgtcaattttcatcttgaaacattctggcaatcagatcaccttaaacatcaaaaacaatcgcaaatgatagaaaaatactgatactttctgataaaatctacagaaAATTTCGTTCTAGTTCTTTAAGCCATGCATCTTGATCACCATCCTTTCTACCAAACCTGCAcacagctgttttatttatttgtatctAAGGTAACATAATAATGAAAACCCCTTTTTATTGATCATTACTTTAGATATTCTGTTTTATCGTTATTTTAGCTTTTCACATTGTTTATATACTTTGGTATTAAGCATAACAGAGACCTGCAGGATTTATTAAGGAGCTATAATAGGCTGTGGAGGAATTTAAACCAATTATTGTATATTCTTATAGTACATTCTGCCCTAGCATCTGTTGGTTTTAACGCATGAAACAGTATTTGGAATGATTCAAGCAGTCTACGTTGATGTTTTACTGCAGTTGTAAATGAAAA
This region includes:
- the LOC137406695 gene encoding uncharacterized protein, with translation MSKFKDVQSAAKVQSAVEVQSAVEVQSAVEVQSAVEVQSAVEVQSAVEVQSAVEVQSAVEVQSAVEVQSAKFSRLEVQSAVEVRSTVEVQSAVEVQSTVEAQSAVKVQPSVEDQSSVEVQSAVEVQSAVEVQSAVEVQSAIEV